Proteins encoded in a region of the Streptomyces akebiae genome:
- a CDS encoding ATP-grasp domain-containing protein — protein MPARARLLYVTDLAYPARGRRYGDEDIVLTSRLRAEFDIALCHPLDAAALMDRFDAVVVRNSGPVLHHQEAYEAFRERATALGTRVYNPLTGRADMVGKQYLLDLTGAGYPVIPTVDRPEDLRRLPESGSYAVKPRAGADSLGLRFSTGPELAGLTWGDVLVQPRVDFRYEVSFYYVDDTFQYALYAPDPDRRWVLEPYEASGADLAFARRFIDWNTLDHGIQRVDACRTRSGDLLLVELEDLNPYLSLDRVPERVRDAFVTAMTRSLHDFLGAAGG, from the coding sequence GTGCCCGCCCGCGCCCGCCTGCTGTACGTCACCGACCTCGCCTATCCGGCCCGGGGGCGGCGCTACGGCGACGAGGACATCGTCCTCACCTCCCGGCTGCGCGCGGAGTTCGACATCGCCCTGTGCCACCCGCTGGACGCGGCGGCGCTGATGGACCGCTTCGACGCGGTCGTGGTGCGCAACAGCGGGCCCGTCCTGCACCACCAGGAGGCGTACGAGGCCTTCCGCGAGCGGGCGACGGCTCTCGGGACCCGCGTCTACAACCCGCTGACGGGCCGCGCCGACATGGTCGGCAAGCAGTACCTGCTGGACCTCACCGGCGCCGGGTACCCGGTCATCCCCACCGTCGACCGGCCCGAGGACCTGCGGCGGCTGCCGGAGTCCGGCTCGTACGCGGTGAAGCCCAGGGCCGGCGCGGACTCCCTCGGCCTGCGCTTCTCGACCGGCCCCGAGCTGGCCGGTCTGACCTGGGGCGACGTCCTCGTCCAGCCACGCGTCGACTTCCGCTACGAGGTGTCCTTCTACTACGTCGACGACACCTTCCAGTACGCCCTGTACGCACCCGACCCCGACCGCCGCTGGGTCCTGGAACCCTACGAGGCCTCCGGGGCCGACCTCGCCTTCGCCCGGCGCTTCATCGACTGGAACACCCTCGACCACGGCATCCAGCGCGTGGACGCCTGCCGCACCCGGTCCGGCGACCTGCTCCTGGTCGAGCTGGAGGACCTCAACCCGTACCTCTCGCTGGACCGTGTCCCGGAGCGGGTCAGGGACGCCTTCGTCACCGCCATGACGCGATCACTGCACGACTTCCTGGGCGCCGCCGGCGGCTGA
- a CDS encoding SMP-30/gluconolactonase/LRE family protein — protein MTDAADRTDPHGALVPLAYVGIGGRGPEDVVADERGRVLTGVEDGRVLRVDGLAEPGRARVETLAETGGRPLGLELLPDGDLLVCDAERGLLRVTTGDGTVRVLADEVRGERLRFCSNAVALSDGTVYFTVSSRRYPLHQWIGDIVEHTGTGRLLRLAPGAGTPEVVLEGLQFANGLALCADESFLVLAETGARRLTRVRLTGAGAGTSEPFVEDLPGMPDNMWRDQEGGLLWVALAGPRIGALDRLHRASPAVRSAASRVAVRAPFRPLGFAGVVAVDDEGHVVHTLVDSRSRFRMVTSACVAEGQLILGSLVERGVAVCALPGKAD, from the coding sequence ATGACGGACGCGGCGGACAGGACGGACCCACACGGCGCACTGGTGCCCCTGGCGTACGTCGGGATCGGCGGGCGAGGGCCCGAGGACGTCGTCGCCGACGAGCGCGGACGGGTGCTGACCGGTGTCGAGGACGGCCGGGTCCTGCGGGTGGACGGGCTCGCGGAGCCGGGGCGGGCCCGGGTCGAGACGCTCGCCGAGACCGGTGGCAGGCCTCTCGGCCTCGAACTCCTCCCAGACGGCGACCTGTTGGTGTGTGACGCCGAGCGGGGGCTGCTGCGCGTCACGACCGGCGACGGCACGGTCCGGGTGCTCGCCGACGAGGTGCGCGGTGAGCGGCTGCGGTTCTGCAGCAACGCCGTGGCCCTCTCCGACGGGACGGTGTACTTCACGGTCTCCAGCCGCCGGTACCCCCTCCATCAGTGGATCGGCGACATCGTCGAACACACCGGTACCGGACGGCTGCTGCGCCTCGCGCCGGGCGCGGGCACACCCGAAGTCGTCCTGGAGGGGCTCCAGTTCGCCAACGGCCTCGCGCTCTGCGCCGACGAGTCGTTCCTCGTGCTCGCGGAGACGGGCGCCCGCCGGCTGACCCGTGTCCGCCTCACGGGGGCCGGGGCCGGCACGAGCGAGCCCTTCGTCGAGGACCTGCCGGGCATGCCCGACAACATGTGGCGCGACCAGGAGGGCGGGTTGCTGTGGGTGGCGTTGGCCGGCCCGCGCATCGGCGCCCTCGACCGCCTGCACCGCGCGAGCCCGGCCGTGCGGAGCGCCGCGAGCCGGGTGGCGGTACGGGCGCCGTTCCGGCCCCTGGGGTTCGCCGGGGTCGTCGCGGTCGACGACGAGGGGCACGTCGTCCACACCCTGGTCGACAGCCGTTCCCGGTTCCGCATGGTGACGAGTGCCTGTGTCGCCGAGGGGCAGCTGATCCTGGGCAGCCTGGTCGAGCGGGGGGTCGCGGTGTGCGCGCTGCCGGGGAAGGCGGACTGA
- the crcB gene encoding fluoride efflux transporter CrcB, with product MTVPHPDGARPLRPTGAPVAGPPRAAPWHDQASVVAVVAIGGGIGAAARYGASLIWPAQPGGFPWSMFGVNVAGCFVIGLFMVVITDVWAAHRLVRPFFGTGVLGGFTSFSAYAIDIQRLVDEGHPRTALAYLAATLLVALIAVWLAATTARLLLAWRRR from the coding sequence ATGACAGTTCCGCACCCCGACGGGGCTCGACCCCTGCGACCGACCGGGGCCCCCGTCGCCGGACCTCCCCGGGCCGCCCCCTGGCACGACCAGGCATCCGTGGTCGCGGTCGTGGCGATCGGCGGCGGCATCGGTGCGGCGGCCCGCTACGGCGCGTCGCTCATATGGCCGGCGCAGCCCGGCGGCTTCCCCTGGAGCATGTTCGGGGTGAATGTCGCCGGCTGCTTCGTGATCGGCCTCTTCATGGTCGTGATCACGGACGTCTGGGCCGCCCACCGCCTGGTACGGCCCTTCTTCGGCACCGGCGTACTGGGTGGCTTCACCTCCTTCTCGGCCTACGCCATCGACATCCAGCGCCTGGTCGACGAGGGCCACCCCCGCACCGCCCTCGCCTACCTCGCCGCCACGCTCCTCGTCGCCCTCATCGCGGTCTGGCTCGCGGCGACGACAGCACGCCTGCTTCTCGCATGGAGGAGACGTTGA
- a CDS encoding DUF190 domain-containing protein, giving the protein MTRTERARLTGPAVRLTVLIGEHDTWHHKPLYSEIVHRAHAAGLAGASVFRGIEGFGVSSVVHTARLLSLSEDLPVAVIVVDTEDRVRAFLPQLDELVVEGLVTLDACEVVGRTGSTEPREER; this is encoded by the coding sequence TTGACACGTACCGAACGGGCACGGCTCACCGGTCCCGCCGTCCGCCTCACCGTCCTGATCGGCGAGCACGACACCTGGCACCACAAGCCGCTCTACAGCGAGATCGTGCACCGGGCACACGCCGCCGGCCTCGCGGGCGCCAGCGTCTTCCGGGGCATCGAGGGCTTCGGCGTCTCCTCGGTCGTTCACACGGCGCGGTTGCTCTCGCTCAGTGAGGACCTGCCGGTCGCGGTGATCGTGGTGGACACGGAGGACCGCGTCCGGGCGTTCCTGCCGCAATTGGACGAACTGGTCGTCGAGGGGCTGGTGACGCTCGACGCCTGCGAGGTCGTCGGCCGGACCGGGTCCACCGAACCACGTGAGGAAAGGTAA
- the crcB gene encoding fluoride efflux transporter CrcB yields the protein MNWALVIVGGMVGAPLRYLTDRAVQSRHDTVFPWGTFTVNVAGSLVLGVLTGAVTTGAATSHLQLLLGTGLCGALTTYSTFSYETLRLAQDGARFHAVANVVGSVVAGLGAALVGMAAAQALWA from the coding sequence GTGAACTGGGCGCTCGTCATCGTCGGCGGAATGGTCGGCGCGCCTCTGCGTTACCTCACCGACCGCGCCGTGCAGTCCCGTCACGACACGGTCTTCCCGTGGGGCACGTTCACCGTGAACGTCGCCGGTTCCCTGGTCCTCGGCGTCCTCACCGGCGCCGTGACCACGGGTGCCGCCACCTCCCACCTGCAACTTCTGCTCGGCACCGGACTGTGCGGGGCGCTCACCACATACTCGACCTTCTCGTACGAGACCCTGCGCCTAGCCCAGGACGGCGCACGCTTCCACGCCGTCGCCAATGTCGTCGGGAGTGTGGTGGCCGGGCTCGGCGCGGCTCTTGTCGGGATGGCGGCGGCGCAGGCCCTCTGGGCGTGA
- a CDS encoding undecaprenyl-diphosphate phosphatase: MSTISVGQAVVLGAVEGVTEFLPVSSTGHLKITEGLMGIQVDDKAVVGFSAVIQVGAIAAVLVYFRHDIARIGSAWFRGLFDAGERQDRDYRFAWWVIAATIPIVVVGLAARSLIEGPLASLWVVAGSLIVGSGVMWVAEQVGRRRRAEEDTRFRDAMLVGGSQILALLFPGFSRSGATMSTALLLDLDRVAATRLSFFLGIPALTGAGLYELKDALGSGVGAAPLIAGTTVSFAVAYASVAWLLKFVTRHSFQVFVSYRIVVGVLLFGLLAAGGLG, from the coding sequence ATGAGCACCATCAGCGTCGGTCAGGCAGTCGTCCTCGGAGCGGTCGAGGGGGTGACGGAGTTCCTCCCGGTGTCCTCCACCGGCCATCTGAAGATCACCGAAGGGCTGATGGGGATCCAGGTGGACGACAAGGCGGTCGTCGGGTTCTCGGCGGTCATCCAGGTCGGCGCGATCGCCGCGGTGCTCGTGTACTTCCGTCACGACATCGCGCGCATCGGATCCGCCTGGTTCCGGGGGCTGTTCGACGCGGGGGAGCGGCAGGACCGCGACTACCGGTTCGCGTGGTGGGTGATCGCCGCGACGATCCCGATCGTCGTCGTGGGGCTGGCTGCCCGGTCGCTGATCGAGGGGCCGCTCGCCTCCCTGTGGGTGGTGGCCGGCTCCCTGATCGTCGGCAGCGGCGTGATGTGGGTCGCCGAACAGGTGGGCCGGCGCAGGCGAGCGGAGGAGGACACCCGGTTCCGGGACGCGATGCTCGTCGGCGGTTCGCAGATCCTCGCTTTGCTGTTCCCCGGTTTCTCCCGCTCCGGCGCCACCATGTCGACCGCGCTGCTGCTCGACCTCGACCGGGTCGCCGCCACCCGGCTCTCCTTCTTCCTCGGCATTCCGGCCCTCACCGGCGCCGGGCTCTACGAGCTGAAGGACGCCCTCGGCTCGGGGGTGGGCGCGGCCCCGCTGATCGCCGGCACCACCGTGTCGTTCGCGGTCGCGTACGCTTCGGTCGCCTGGCTGCTGAAGTTCGTGACCAGGCACTCCTTCCAGGTGTTCGTGTCGTACCGGATCGTGGTGGGCGTCCTGCTGTTCGGGTTGCTCGCTGCCGGTGGCCTCGGCTGA
- a CDS encoding FadR/GntR family transcriptional regulator, with product MNLSDSQTGGSAPRRVSAMEAVLTHLRDAIERGKYAIGDKLPSEAELCRQLEVSRPVLREALRALQVMGLTQSRTGKGTFVIANAVEDPTFGDYAASDLLEVRRHVEIPVAGYAAVRRTPENLDHLAHLLDRMERETDTTAWVAMDTLFHLAVAEAAQNPVFRRVIEEIRDALARQSAFLNELGGRREQSNREHRAIVEALIDGSEHDAVEAMSHHLDRVETTLTDIVRSPRTESSTEGGPEA from the coding sequence GTGAACCTGTCAGACAGCCAGACAGGTGGCTCGGCACCCCGGCGCGTCAGCGCCATGGAAGCGGTGCTCACCCACCTCCGCGACGCCATCGAGCGCGGCAAGTACGCCATCGGGGACAAGCTCCCCTCGGAGGCGGAGCTCTGCCGACAGCTCGAAGTGAGCCGTCCGGTCCTGCGCGAGGCGCTGCGCGCCCTCCAGGTGATGGGCCTGACCCAGTCCCGCACCGGCAAGGGCACCTTCGTGATCGCGAACGCCGTCGAGGACCCCACCTTCGGCGACTACGCGGCCAGCGACCTGCTGGAGGTGCGCCGCCACGTGGAGATCCCGGTCGCCGGGTACGCGGCGGTCCGCCGTACCCCGGAGAACCTGGACCACCTGGCCCACCTGCTGGACCGGATGGAGCGGGAGACCGACACGACCGCCTGGGTCGCGATGGACACCCTCTTCCACCTGGCCGTGGCCGAAGCCGCCCAGAACCCGGTGTTCCGCCGGGTGATCGAGGAGATCCGGGACGCGCTGGCCCGCCAGTCGGCCTTCCTCAACGAGCTGGGCGGCCGGCGCGAGCAGTCCAACCGTGAGCACCGGGCCATCGTCGAGGCGCTGATCGACGGTTCCGAACACGACGCGGTGGAGGCGATGTCCCACCACCTCGACCGCGTCGAGACCACCCTCACCGACATCGTGCGTTCCCCGCGCACGGAGAGTTCCACGGAAGGCGGACCCGAGGCGTGA
- a CDS encoding amino acid permease produces the protein MSEQSLEKDDVRAGQSPAHVDAGDAGYSKSLKSRHVNMIAIGGAIGTGLFLGAGGRLVDAGPSLFIAYAVCGVFAFLVVRALGELVLYRPSSGAFVSYAREFLGEKGAYTAGWMYFLNWATTGIADITAVALYTHYWGMFSDIPQWVIALIALGVVLAVNLISVKMFGELEFWFAIIKVGALVTFMVIGIFLLVTQQPVDGHTPGPSLITDNGGIFPNGLLPMLLIIQGVVFAYASVELVGVAAGETENPEKIMPKAINSIMWRVGLFYVGSVLLLAMLLPWSSYKAGESPFVTVLSNIGVPAAGGIMNLVVMTAAMSSLNSGLYSTGRILRSMAMAGSAPKFTGVMSRNQVPYGGILLTTGICVLGVGLNFVVPADAFEIVLNFAAIGIICTWGMIMICHLVFWQKTEKGELTRPSYRLPGSPWTELVTLFFLASVLVLMYADGGAGRTTVLCLPLIVLALIAGWFGVRRRVAQQSAGVKK, from the coding sequence GTGAGCGAGCAGTCCCTCGAGAAGGACGACGTACGGGCCGGGCAGTCGCCGGCTCACGTCGACGCCGGAGACGCCGGCTACAGCAAGTCCCTGAAGTCCCGACACGTCAACATGATCGCCATCGGCGGAGCGATCGGCACCGGCCTGTTCCTCGGCGCCGGCGGACGTCTCGTCGACGCGGGCCCGTCCCTCTTCATCGCCTACGCGGTCTGCGGAGTCTTCGCCTTCCTCGTCGTCCGCGCACTCGGCGAACTGGTGCTGTACCGGCCCTCGTCGGGCGCCTTCGTGTCCTACGCCCGGGAGTTCCTCGGCGAGAAGGGCGCGTACACGGCCGGCTGGATGTACTTCCTGAACTGGGCCACCACCGGTATCGCCGACATCACCGCGGTCGCCCTCTACACCCACTACTGGGGCATGTTCTCCGACATCCCCCAGTGGGTCATCGCGCTCATCGCGCTCGGGGTCGTCCTCGCCGTGAACCTGATCTCGGTGAAGATGTTCGGCGAACTGGAGTTCTGGTTCGCGATCATCAAGGTCGGCGCGCTCGTCACCTTCATGGTGATCGGCATCTTCCTGCTGGTCACCCAGCAGCCCGTCGACGGCCACACCCCCGGCCCGTCCCTGATCACCGACAACGGCGGCATCTTTCCCAACGGTCTGCTGCCCATGCTGCTGATCATCCAGGGTGTCGTCTTCGCCTACGCCTCCGTCGAGCTGGTCGGCGTCGCGGCGGGCGAGACCGAGAACCCCGAGAAGATCATGCCGAAGGCGATCAACTCGATCATGTGGCGCGTCGGTCTGTTCTACGTCGGCTCCGTCCTGCTCCTTGCGATGCTGCTGCCCTGGTCCTCGTACAAGGCCGGCGAGAGCCCCTTCGTCACGGTGCTCTCCAACATCGGCGTCCCGGCGGCCGGCGGCATCATGAACCTGGTCGTGATGACCGCGGCCATGTCCTCGCTCAACTCGGGCCTGTACTCCACCGGCCGCATCCTGCGCTCCATGGCGATGGCGGGCTCCGCCCCGAAGTTCACCGGCGTGATGAGCCGCAACCAGGTTCCCTACGGCGGCATCCTGCTCACCACTGGTATCTGCGTGCTCGGCGTCGGACTGAACTTCGTGGTCCCGGCCGACGCGTTCGAGATCGTGCTCAACTTCGCCGCGATCGGCATCATCTGCACCTGGGGCATGATCATGATCTGTCACCTGGTGTTCTGGCAGAAGACCGAGAAGGGCGAGCTGACCCGGCCGAGCTACCGGCTGCCGGGCTCCCCGTGGACCGAACTGGTGACCCTGTTCTTCCTGGCGTCGGTCCTCGTCCTGATGTACGCGGACGGCGGCGCGGGCCGCACGACCGTGCTGTGCCTGCCCCTCATCGTGCTGGCGCTGATCGCGGGGTGGTTCGGCGTACGTCGCCGGGTCGCCCAGCAGTCGGCCGGAGTGAAGAAGTGA
- a CDS encoding asparaginase, with product MTYDPTTTGAAAIPAAPVAAAPAIREPLHAPVAHLVRGGVIEGIHHGSVVVLGADGEVELQLGDIEAAFYPRSALKPVQAVAMLRAGLPLDGELLSLAAASHSGEERHLAGARRILQLAGAAEDDLRNVTDMPYDPAVRDAWIREGRQPSRLAQNCSGKHAAMLYTCKLNGWSLDDYLDPAHPLQQAIAEIVEDLTGQAIARVTVDGCGAPLFSVSLHGLARALARVTTAAEGTPERTVADAMRDHAEMASGTGRDVAELMRAVPGLLTKDGFEGVQVAALPDGRAVAVKISDGADRARVPVTAAALARAGVDPAALTAFAGAPLLGGGHVVGHVRPARALDPLAETTDG from the coding sequence GTGACGTACGACCCCACGACCACCGGCGCCGCGGCGATCCCTGCGGCTCCGGTGGCCGCGGCCCCCGCGATCCGGGAACCGCTCCACGCCCCCGTCGCCCACCTCGTACGCGGAGGTGTCATCGAGGGCATCCACCACGGCTCCGTCGTGGTGCTGGGAGCCGACGGGGAGGTGGAACTCCAACTCGGCGACATCGAGGCGGCGTTCTACCCCCGGTCGGCGCTCAAGCCGGTCCAGGCCGTGGCGATGCTGCGTGCCGGACTCCCCCTGGACGGCGAACTGCTGTCGCTGGCCGCTGCCAGCCACTCCGGCGAGGAACGCCACCTCGCCGGAGCCCGGCGGATCCTGCAGCTGGCCGGCGCTGCCGAGGACGATCTGCGCAACGTCACCGACATGCCGTACGACCCGGCCGTCCGGGACGCGTGGATACGCGAGGGGAGGCAGCCCTCCCGTCTCGCGCAGAACTGCTCGGGCAAGCACGCGGCCATGCTCTACACCTGCAAGCTCAACGGCTGGTCCCTGGACGACTACCTCGACCCGGCCCACCCCTTGCAGCAGGCCATCGCCGAGATCGTCGAGGACCTCACCGGGCAGGCCATCGCCCGGGTGACCGTCGACGGCTGCGGCGCCCCCCTGTTCTCCGTCTCCCTGCACGGCCTGGCCCGCGCCCTCGCCCGGGTCACCACCGCCGCCGAGGGCACTCCCGAGCGCACGGTCGCGGACGCCATGCGCGACCACGCCGAGATGGCCTCCGGCACCGGACGCGACGTCGCCGAACTGATGCGGGCGGTGCCCGGACTGCTCACCAAGGACGGCTTCGAGGGCGTCCAGGTCGCCGCGCTGCCCGACGGCCGGGCCGTCGCCGTGAAGATCTCCGACGGTGCCGACCGGGCCCGGGTCCCCGTCACCGCCGCGGCCCTGGCCCGCGCCGGCGTCGATCCGGCCGCCCTCACCGCGTTCGCGGGCGCCCCGCTGCTCGGCGGCGGCCACGTCGTCGGACACGTCCGACCGGCCAGGGCGCTCGACCCGCTCGCGGAGACCACGGACGGCTGA
- the aspA gene encoding aspartate ammonia-lyase, with protein MTAAATRSEHDLLGDRDVPADAYWGVHTLRATENFPITGTPISAYPHLVDALAAVKEAAARANEELGLLAPEKAAAIIEACREIREGKLHDQFVVDVIQGGAGTSTNMNANEVIANRALELLGHEKGRYAHLHPNEDVNLGQSTNDVYPTAVKIATVFAVHGLLRAMAVLQDSFARKAVEFREVLKMGRTQLQDAVPMTLGQEFSAYAVMIDEDRHRLAEAVELIHEINLGATAIGTGLNAPAGYAESARRHLSEITGLPLVTAANLVEATQDCGAFVQMSGVLKRIAVKLSKSCNDLRLLSSGPRAGLGEINLPPVQAGSSIMPGKVNPVIPEVVNQVAFEVIGNDVTITMAAEAGQLQLNAFEPIILHSLSESLTHLRAACLTLAERCVDGITANTDQLRASVENSIGLVTALNPYIGYTAATDIAKEALATGRGVAELVQEKGLLPAERLRELLRPEVLAGSGAQPA; from the coding sequence ATGACCGCCGCAGCGACCCGCAGCGAACACGATCTGCTCGGAGACCGTGACGTCCCCGCCGACGCGTACTGGGGCGTCCACACCCTGCGCGCCACGGAGAACTTCCCGATCACGGGCACCCCGATCTCCGCCTACCCGCATCTGGTCGACGCCCTGGCCGCGGTCAAGGAGGCCGCCGCCCGTGCCAACGAGGAACTCGGCCTGCTCGCCCCGGAGAAGGCCGCCGCGATCATCGAGGCGTGCCGGGAGATCCGCGAGGGCAAGCTGCACGACCAGTTCGTCGTCGACGTGATCCAGGGCGGAGCCGGCACCTCGACCAACATGAACGCCAACGAGGTGATCGCCAACCGCGCGCTGGAGCTGCTGGGCCACGAAAAGGGCCGGTACGCGCACCTGCACCCCAACGAGGACGTCAATCTCGGCCAGTCCACCAACGACGTCTACCCGACCGCCGTCAAGATCGCCACGGTCTTCGCGGTCCACGGACTGCTCAGGGCGATGGCCGTCCTCCAGGACTCCTTCGCCCGCAAGGCCGTCGAGTTCCGCGAGGTCCTCAAGATGGGCCGCACCCAGCTCCAGGACGCGGTCCCCATGACGCTCGGCCAGGAGTTCTCCGCGTACGCCGTCATGATCGACGAGGACCGCCACCGTCTTGCCGAGGCCGTCGAGCTGATCCACGAGATCAACCTCGGCGCCACCGCCATCGGCACCGGCCTCAACGCGCCGGCCGGGTACGCCGAGTCGGCCCGTCGCCACCTCTCCGAGATCACCGGGCTGCCGCTGGTCACGGCCGCGAACCTGGTCGAGGCCACGCAGGACTGCGGCGCGTTCGTGCAGATGTCGGGCGTCCTCAAGCGCATCGCCGTCAAGCTCTCCAAGAGCTGCAACGACCTGCGGCTGCTGTCCTCCGGGCCGCGCGCGGGCCTGGGTGAGATCAACCTGCCGCCGGTGCAGGCCGGTTCGTCCATCATGCCCGGCAAGGTCAACCCGGTGATCCCCGAGGTCGTCAACCAGGTCGCCTTCGAGGTCATCGGCAACGACGTCACCATCACCATGGCCGCCGAGGCCGGACAGCTCCAGCTCAACGCCTTCGAACCGATCATCCTGCACTCCCTCTCGGAGTCCCTCACCCACCTGCGCGCCGCCTGCCTCACCCTCGCCGAACGCTGCGTCGACGGCATCACCGCCAACACCGATCAGCTCCGGGCGAGCGTGGAGAACTCCATCGGCCTGGTCACCGCCCTCAACCCGTACATCGGCTACACGGCCGCCACCGACATCGCCAA